In one window of Pseudoalteromonas sp. GCY DNA:
- a CDS encoding EF-hand domain-containing protein yields the protein MKNLAIAVSAAVMTLASVGAHANTDFDKLDMNGDGYISIEEAKADEGLLAQFNELDADQDGQLSQAEFDNYEG from the coding sequence ATGAAAAATCTAGCAATCGCAGTATCAGCAGCAGTAATGACTTTGGCATCAGTAGGTGCACATGCAAACACGGATTTCGACAAACTAGACATGAATGGTGACGGCTACATCTCTATTGAAGAAGCAAAAGCAGATGAAGGCCTTCTTGCTCAATTTAACGAGCTAGACGCAGACCAAGACGGTCAACTAAGCCAAGCAGAATTTGATAACTACGAAGGTTAA
- a CDS encoding S9 family peptidase, with product MKKFKFTLVAASLVAVLGCQEAPSQHTKSEATAEQASAVTAPVAEKIPHKTTIHGQELVDNYHWLRDDTRSDEKVLSHLNKENAYTDSKLINTEQLQQTLFDEIKNKVVKDDRSVPVLNGSYYYFSATEGDKEYFTYYRSEHQDGKNAEAIFDANIRAEGQNYYGVGGLSISTNENLLAFAEDTLSRRIYTIRIKDLTTGKLLDDTIEGASGPIVWANDNKTIYYIKKDPVTLLGYQVFRHTLGTAQSTDELIYEEKDNSYYTYISKSKDKSKIYIHHSSTEASGVSLLDADNAKATPERFIPRESGHEYSIAKLGDWYYIHTNKGAVNFRLMRVKASDASDISKWQTVVPHNADAKLDSFELFNQHLVYETRENGLSQITVLNLDNNESKRLTFNDPAYAVYLTGNENLDANAVRIGYQSMTTPASVYDVNLASLDKTLLKQDKVLGDFAPENYQSERIFITARDGIKVPVSIVYRKDKFKQDGSNPLLQYGYGSYGSNVEPTFSISRLSLLDRGFVYAIAHIRGSETLGRPWYDNGKKLNKKNTFNDFVDVTKALVEQKYGDPSRIYARGGSAGGLLMGAVINQAPELYDGVHAAVPFVDVINTMLDETLPLTTNEYDEWGNPNEKTYFDYMLSYSPYDQVKAQAYPNLLVTTGLHDSQVQYFEPAKWVAKLREYKTDDNLLLLKTDMEAGHGGASGRFKRIHDVALSYSFFIALAENKL from the coding sequence ATGAAGAAATTTAAATTTACATTAGTAGCAGCATCTTTGGTTGCTGTACTCGGTTGTCAAGAAGCGCCGTCACAACACACAAAGTCTGAAGCTACAGCTGAGCAAGCCTCAGCTGTAACGGCACCTGTAGCTGAAAAGATCCCACACAAGACGACCATTCACGGTCAAGAACTTGTCGATAATTATCACTGGCTACGTGACGATACTAGAAGTGACGAAAAAGTGTTGTCACACTTAAACAAAGAAAATGCCTATACCGACAGTAAGCTCATAAACACAGAGCAACTACAACAAACCTTATTTGACGAAATTAAAAACAAAGTGGTCAAAGATGACCGCAGCGTGCCAGTACTAAACGGCAGTTATTATTATTTTAGTGCCACTGAGGGTGACAAAGAATACTTCACTTATTACCGCAGTGAACACCAAGATGGTAAAAATGCAGAAGCTATCTTTGATGCGAATATCCGCGCTGAAGGTCAAAACTATTATGGTGTCGGTGGTCTTTCCATTTCGACCAACGAAAACCTGTTAGCTTTTGCTGAAGATACATTAAGTCGTCGTATTTATACTATTAGAATCAAAGATTTAACGACAGGAAAGTTATTGGACGATACGATTGAAGGCGCTTCGGGTCCTATCGTTTGGGCGAATGACAACAAAACTATCTATTACATCAAAAAAGATCCGGTTACTTTGCTTGGTTATCAGGTGTTCCGCCATACTCTGGGCACAGCGCAAAGCACAGATGAATTAATTTACGAAGAAAAAGATAACAGCTATTACACGTATATCTCAAAGAGTAAAGACAAGAGCAAAATATACATTCACCACTCAAGTACCGAGGCATCTGGTGTTTCTTTATTAGACGCTGATAATGCAAAAGCAACCCCTGAGCGCTTTATTCCAAGAGAAAGTGGTCACGAATATAGCATCGCTAAACTTGGCGACTGGTATTACATCCACACCAACAAAGGTGCCGTAAACTTTAGGCTGATGCGCGTTAAAGCCAGTGATGCAAGTGATATTTCAAAATGGCAAACCGTCGTGCCGCACAATGCCGATGCAAAACTAGATAGCTTTGAGCTATTTAATCAGCACCTTGTTTACGAAACGCGGGAAAATGGCCTTAGCCAAATCACCGTATTAAATTTAGATAATAACGAAAGCAAGCGTTTAACCTTTAACGACCCGGCTTATGCTGTTTATTTAACTGGTAACGAAAACTTAGATGCAAATGCGGTAAGAATTGGTTATCAGAGTATGACGACCCCGGCTTCTGTGTATGATGTCAACCTTGCTAGTTTAGATAAAACACTATTAAAGCAAGACAAAGTATTGGGCGACTTTGCACCTGAAAACTACCAGTCTGAACGTATTTTTATCACCGCACGTGACGGCATAAAAGTACCGGTTTCAATTGTTTATCGTAAAGATAAGTTTAAGCAAGATGGTTCTAACCCGTTACTACAATATGGTTATGGTTCATACGGCTCTAATGTTGAGCCAACTTTCTCTATAAGCCGATTAAGCCTTTTAGATCGTGGTTTTGTCTATGCTATTGCGCATATTCGTGGTTCAGAAACGCTTGGCCGTCCTTGGTATGATAACGGCAAAAAGTTAAATAAAAAGAACACCTTTAACGACTTTGTTGATGTCACAAAAGCACTTGTTGAGCAAAAATATGGTGATCCTTCACGTATTTATGCCAGAGGAGGTAGCGCAGGAGGCCTATTAATGGGTGCGGTGATTAACCAAGCGCCAGAGTTATACGATGGTGTACATGCAGCAGTTCCGTTTGTGGACGTGATCAATACCATGCTGGACGAAACCCTACCGCTGACCACAAATGAGTACGACGAATGGGGCAACCCAAATGAGAAGACGTATTTTGACTACATGCTATCTTACTCACCTTATGATCAAGTTAAAGCACAAGCTTATCCAAACCTGCTTGTAACCACGGGTTTACATGATTCTCAGGTGCAGTACTTTGAGCCAGCAAAATGGGTCGCAAAGCTACGAGAATATAAAACAGATGATAATCTACTGCTGCTAAAAACCGACATGGAAGCAGGCCACGGTGGAGCGTCTGGTCGCTTTAAGCGTATTCACGATGTCGCATTAAGCTATAGTTTCTTTATCGCACTCGCTGAAAATAAGCTGTAG
- a CDS encoding nuclear transport factor 2 family protein, producing MTKPILKQQDLDKVAAVIQQYFEGLHHGDIKKLDAVFHADAVLKAPGMRRTKSQWLDLVSSRQTPESQSAAFNYRILSVDVVNHQAMVKLHCPLFEHHYIDFIGLLKEEGQWRIVNKMYDDL from the coding sequence ATGACTAAGCCTATTCTCAAACAGCAGGATTTAGACAAAGTAGCAGCGGTTATTCAACAATATTTTGAAGGACTACACCACGGAGATATTAAAAAGTTGGATGCGGTTTTCCATGCTGACGCGGTGCTCAAAGCTCCAGGGATGAGGCGCACCAAATCACAGTGGCTAGATTTGGTTTCATCTCGACAAACGCCCGAAAGCCAAAGCGCTGCTTTTAATTACCGTATTTTGTCGGTGGATGTTGTAAACCATCAAGCAATGGTCAAGCTGCATTGCCCACTGTTTGAACATCACTATATCGACTTTATCGGTTTACTTAAAGAAGAGGGACAATGGCGTATCGTCAACAAAATGTATGATGATCTGTAG
- a CDS encoding TIGR03643 family protein, giving the protein MAWEDRTPFEAIERQFELSEPEVIKLMRHSLKPSSFRLWRQRVNGRNTKHIKLRSKAVNRGYCKTQYKQR; this is encoded by the coding sequence ATGGCGTGGGAAGATAGGACGCCATTTGAAGCTATCGAGCGACAGTTTGAGCTTAGTGAGCCTGAAGTGATCAAGTTGATGCGCCATAGCCTAAAACCCAGTAGTTTTAGGCTATGGCGGCAACGAGTAAATGGCCGTAACACTAAGCATATTAAACTTAGAAGCAAAGCGGTCAATCGCGGATACTGCAAAACCCAATACAAGCAAAGGTAA
- a CDS encoding Hsp20 family protein, which produces MRTVDLSPLYRSFIGFDHLAQLMDAASRNEKQPSFPPYNIEATGEDKYQITMAVAGFTEQELSLESENNTLTVKGEKQNKEDKAERKFIHQGIAERNFERKFQLGDHVKVIGAGLENGLLVIDLEREIPEALKPRKIEIGKGNLIENK; this is translated from the coding sequence ATGCGTACAGTAGACCTATCTCCACTTTATCGTTCATTCATCGGTTTTGACCATTTAGCACAGTTAATGGATGCAGCATCACGCAATGAAAAGCAACCAAGCTTTCCACCATATAATATTGAAGCCACCGGTGAAGACAAGTATCAAATTACCATGGCTGTTGCCGGATTTACCGAGCAAGAGCTTAGCCTTGAGTCAGAAAACAATACTCTGACAGTCAAAGGCGAAAAGCAAAACAAAGAAGACAAAGCTGAGCGTAAATTTATCCATCAAGGTATCGCAGAGCGTAACTTTGAGCGTAAATTCCAACTTGGCGATCACGTCAAGGTGATTGGCGCAGGACTTGAAAATGGCTTGTTAGTCATTGACCTTGAACGCGAAATTCCAGAAGCACTCAAGCCAAGAAAGATTGAAATTGGCAAAGGCAATCTCATCGAAAATAAATAA
- a CDS encoding EF-hand domain-containing protein, translating to MKNLLAALSITGLSFASVNAMAGEDFAALDTDQSGTISMSEAQAHTALAEQFKELDADANGELSETEFANFKG from the coding sequence ATGAAAAATTTACTAGCAGCACTATCAATCACAGGTTTATCTTTCGCGTCTGTTAATGCAATGGCGGGTGAAGACTTCGCTGCGCTAGATACAGATCAAAGCGGCACAATCAGCATGAGTGAAGCGCAAGCGCATACTGCACTGGCAGAGCAATTTAAAGAATTAGACGCTGACGCAAACGGCGAGCTAAGCGAAACAGAATTCGCAAATTTTAAAGGCTAA
- a CDS encoding sensor histidine kinase: protein MKKIFSQSLQKQALIAMFIGVLPILTLTLWYAQALSKNQQKTQGIYNKNQKLILEYNFIKADISALEKALQNNQLLQSETLQESIEQKWQNTKKRIQLLKINLPDSLFVAKWRQFAPDEINATSKAEEFQQLVKVLNQFEESFQQTLNKRLSDQEAHFVQLQTWFMFGLVILLPTLIVISIFLINRICQQLNQVESAVSEVGKGNLDKSVELSGSHELQQLGDRLNWLRLELKRIQQQKETFLRHVTHELKTPLASLNEGSSLLNSGLLGDVNPKQQRILIIMENSVAKLGSLIDDLLSYSAASHPDSLHHDAEMNLIQEEVSKHLSDKLGKTDVIVNWQNHDDLKVPYLPCKLVLTQLVSNAIDHAKSNVTISIEEQNGEVLLIVRDDGDGIDINEADSLFQPFVRGEKNKNNNGSGLGLAIVSECVKQLKGYVKWLSVESGASIQVAFPKRDPK from the coding sequence GTGAAAAAAATTTTTTCTCAGTCATTACAAAAACAGGCACTTATTGCCATGTTTATTGGTGTGCTTCCTATACTCACACTGACTTTGTGGTACGCCCAAGCACTATCCAAAAATCAACAAAAAACACAGGGTATTTATAATAAGAATCAAAAGCTTATTCTTGAATACAACTTTATAAAAGCAGATATCAGTGCGCTTGAAAAAGCACTGCAAAATAATCAGCTGCTGCAAAGTGAAACACTGCAAGAAAGCATCGAGCAGAAGTGGCAAAACACCAAAAAACGCATTCAATTATTAAAAATAAACCTACCCGATTCGCTGTTTGTTGCTAAATGGCGACAATTCGCTCCCGATGAGATCAATGCCACTTCAAAAGCTGAAGAGTTCCAACAATTGGTTAAGGTGCTTAATCAATTCGAGGAAAGCTTTCAGCAAACACTTAATAAGCGCTTGTCTGATCAAGAAGCTCATTTCGTGCAGCTGCAAACATGGTTTATGTTTGGTCTCGTTATCTTGCTACCCACCCTTATCGTGATCAGCATATTTTTGATCAATCGGATTTGTCAGCAGCTTAATCAGGTAGAATCTGCAGTATCTGAGGTAGGTAAAGGTAATTTAGATAAGTCGGTAGAACTCTCTGGCAGCCATGAATTGCAGCAATTGGGTGACAGGTTAAATTGGTTAAGGCTCGAACTTAAGCGTATTCAACAACAAAAGGAAACCTTCTTGCGCCATGTTACTCATGAGCTTAAAACCCCTTTAGCATCGCTAAACGAAGGAAGCAGCTTATTAAATAGTGGATTGCTTGGAGATGTTAATCCAAAACAACAACGTATTCTCATCATTATGGAAAACTCTGTTGCAAAGCTTGGATCCTTGATCGATGATTTGCTCAGCTATAGCGCGGCCAGTCACCCCGATAGCCTACATCACGACGCCGAAATGAATCTTATCCAAGAAGAGGTCTCAAAGCATCTTAGCGATAAGCTAGGAAAGACTGATGTGATAGTGAACTGGCAAAATCATGATGACCTAAAAGTACCTTATCTTCCGTGCAAATTAGTGTTAACTCAGTTAGTGAGCAATGCCATTGATCACGCTAAAAGCAATGTCACTATTTCAATTGAAGAACAAAATGGCGAAGTATTGTTGATAGTCCGTGACGACGGTGATGGCATCGACATCAATGAAGCCGATTCATTATTCCAGCCATTTGTTCGTGGTGAGAAAAATAAAAATAATAATGGCAGTGGCTTAGGTTTAGCCATTGTCTCTGAGTGTGTGAAGCAATTAAAAGGCTATGTGAAATGGCTATCAGTAGAATCTGGCGCCAGTATTCAAGTCGCCTTTCCAAAAAGGGATCCAAAATGA
- a CDS encoding sigma-54-dependent transcriptional regulator produces MSQTQQGAKLLLVDDDTSLTELLAMRLESHGYEVEVAHRGTQALNILKQMPIDLVITDLKMAHMNGFELNEQIKKYYTGMPVVMMTAHGSIPDAVDAMQQGFVSFLTKPIDSQQMLDVINEALAGKVRTAQTSDPNNFHGLLFQSAAMRQLVQQIQALASSNANILIQGESGTGKEVTAKAIHLASNQAQGPFIAINCGAMPAHLLESELFGHKKGAFTGAVSDKEGLVQAADGGTLFLDEIGDMPLDLQVKLLRVLQERTVRPVGGQTEHKVNVRFVSASHKNIQSAVAEKQFREDLYYRLNVVSVEIPSLRERLEDIPLLASRFLSALSDGEKQFNQQSITHLLNYHWPGNIRQLHNIVEHCVAITPGKMITEDIVQKALPKDKEQNAFTGLNEAKRQFEYDYIQKVLALCEGNVSEAAKLAQRNRSDFYKLLKKHEIQC; encoded by the coding sequence ATGAGTCAAACACAACAAGGCGCAAAGTTACTTTTAGTGGATGACGATACGTCTTTAACTGAGCTACTGGCAATGCGTTTAGAAAGTCACGGCTACGAAGTTGAAGTTGCGCACCGCGGTACGCAAGCGTTAAATATCCTCAAGCAAATGCCTATCGACTTGGTCATCACCGATTTGAAGATGGCGCACATGAATGGCTTTGAACTTAATGAGCAAATAAAGAAGTATTATACTGGCATGCCCGTTGTGATGATGACCGCTCACGGCTCTATTCCTGATGCTGTAGATGCCATGCAACAAGGCTTTGTGAGCTTTTTAACCAAACCCATTGACTCTCAGCAAATGCTCGATGTCATCAATGAGGCGCTTGCAGGAAAAGTAAGAACCGCACAAACTTCGGATCCAAATAACTTCCATGGGTTGTTATTCCAAAGTGCCGCAATGCGTCAATTGGTACAGCAAATTCAAGCGCTTGCCAGCAGTAACGCAAATATTCTTATCCAAGGCGAGAGCGGTACCGGTAAAGAAGTGACGGCAAAAGCAATCCATTTAGCCAGTAATCAAGCGCAAGGCCCATTTATTGCGATTAACTGTGGTGCTATGCCCGCTCACCTGTTGGAGTCTGAGCTATTCGGCCATAAAAAAGGCGCGTTTACCGGCGCGGTGAGCGACAAAGAAGGTCTAGTACAAGCAGCAGATGGCGGTACCCTATTCCTTGACGAAATTGGTGATATGCCGCTTGATTTGCAAGTTAAATTACTGCGTGTTTTACAAGAGCGAACCGTTCGCCCGGTGGGTGGCCAAACCGAGCATAAGGTCAATGTTCGTTTTGTCTCTGCAAGCCATAAGAACATTCAAAGCGCCGTTGCGGAAAAGCAATTTCGTGAAGATTTATACTATCGCTTAAACGTGGTGTCTGTTGAAATCCCAAGCTTAAGAGAGCGATTGGAAGATATTCCACTACTTGCATCACGCTTCTTAAGTGCACTTAGCGATGGCGAAAAGCAATTTAACCAACAAAGTATTACGCATTTGCTGAATTACCATTGGCCGGGCAACATCCGTCAGCTCCATAATATTGTGGAGCACTGTGTTGCTATTACGCCAGGTAAAATGATCACTGAAGATATCGTACAAAAAGCCCTGCCTAAGGATAAAGAGCAGAATGCGTTTACGGGATTAAATGAAGCGAAACGCCAGTTTGAGTATGACTACATCCAAAAAGTACTGGCACTTTGCGAAGGGAATGTGTCGGAAGCTGCAAAACTTGCGCAACGTAATCGCTCTGATTTTTACAAATTACTTAAAAAACATGAGATCCAATGCTAA
- a CDS encoding methyl-accepting chemotaxis protein — protein sequence MKMRKKLIISFVLTVIIPILAISVVSISQTKSDSLDKFLDASGNEIRQAEQSFVLFFEQMKKNARFLAESKAVQQVSQDTTTYFGAEKPMTPLQNGQTESNIFELYRAFGQTHEELLFVYLGTGSGGFIQYPAEPLGDYDPRKRPWYQNASKDPSKVILTEPYQGVTGQAMVSVATGIKRDGKVIGVQSLDVTLATLTDIVSNIRLGESGYLILLDAEGTVLADPKNKNHNFKHIKDLTSPLYKAIRSATNEPYLTIETDNKTYDAKIYRSDTLGWQFIAVIDEDEILASAYDMTISITIIAVIMVILFIIIAITLANKIVEPIEMVSDGLKEIAQGEGNLSKRLQVVTNDEIGELAAWFNKFLDSINALVKDIQSNASTLNDAALGSQKSINDIRNQCHAQAEDSASATTTTETVEQLAAQISESCGHTLEDVVTADDHAQRGNSTIESTVSQVARLNHSLAESANAMNQLESESQDITNILGVIRSIAEQTNLLALNAAIEAARAGEQGRGFAVVADEVRTLAQRSHDATQEIEQVLTNLIAQTRTVSAQMTSSVSESETTIKQSQSAQQAFTDIAQAVSRIKTSVSNIASQASLQGENAGHTRRLIDSVDVSVRQVGEETAALNAGADQLVSLAKDLERLVGRFDID from the coding sequence ATGAAAATGCGCAAAAAGCTCATTATTAGCTTTGTTCTCACTGTGATCATTCCTATTTTAGCGATTTCTGTGGTCAGCATTTCTCAGACCAAAAGCGACTCTCTTGATAAATTCCTTGATGCTTCTGGCAATGAGATAAGGCAAGCCGAGCAGTCTTTTGTACTGTTTTTTGAGCAGATGAAGAAAAATGCTCGCTTCCTCGCCGAGTCCAAGGCTGTACAACAAGTGAGTCAGGACACTACCACTTATTTTGGTGCAGAGAAACCGATGACTCCGCTACAAAACGGTCAAACCGAAAGCAATATTTTTGAACTTTACCGCGCATTTGGGCAAACCCACGAAGAATTATTGTTTGTATATCTTGGCACCGGATCCGGTGGTTTTATTCAGTATCCTGCGGAGCCTCTTGGCGATTATGATCCAAGAAAGCGCCCTTGGTATCAAAACGCCTCTAAAGATCCCAGCAAGGTTATCCTTACCGAACCTTATCAAGGAGTAACGGGGCAAGCCATGGTTTCTGTTGCCACAGGTATAAAACGTGACGGCAAAGTAATTGGTGTGCAATCATTAGATGTAACGCTTGCTACACTGACCGATATCGTTAGCAATATTCGTCTCGGGGAGTCGGGATATTTAATCCTTCTTGATGCCGAAGGCACTGTACTTGCCGATCCCAAAAATAAAAATCATAACTTTAAACACATTAAAGATCTCACCAGCCCACTTTACAAGGCCATTCGCAGCGCCACAAACGAACCCTACCTCACTATTGAAACTGATAACAAGACCTATGATGCTAAGATTTATCGCTCTGACACACTCGGTTGGCAATTTATCGCGGTGATCGATGAAGATGAAATCTTAGCTTCAGCTTACGATATGACGATTAGTATCACTATTATCGCGGTCATCATGGTGATTTTGTTTATTATTATTGCAATAACACTTGCCAACAAGATAGTTGAACCTATTGAAATGGTGTCTGACGGTCTAAAAGAAATAGCACAGGGTGAAGGCAACCTTTCCAAACGTTTACAAGTCGTCACCAATGATGAAATTGGAGAGCTGGCCGCATGGTTCAATAAATTCTTGGACTCAATTAATGCACTCGTAAAAGATATTCAAAGTAATGCCTCAACATTGAATGATGCTGCATTAGGGTCACAAAAGAGTATCAATGATATCCGTAATCAATGCCATGCGCAGGCTGAAGACTCCGCCAGTGCTACCACGACCACTGAAACTGTGGAGCAGCTTGCTGCACAGATCAGTGAAAGCTGCGGTCATACTTTGGAGGATGTCGTCACTGCAGACGATCACGCTCAGCGTGGTAACAGCACGATAGAAAGTACAGTATCGCAGGTTGCGAGGCTTAATCATTCGTTGGCTGAGTCCGCCAACGCCATGAACCAACTCGAAAGTGAAAGCCAAGATATCACTAATATTTTAGGCGTGATCCGTTCTATCGCAGAGCAAACTAATCTTTTAGCATTAAATGCAGCGATTGAGGCTGCCCGTGCAGGTGAACAAGGTCGGGGCTTTGCGGTGGTTGCTGATGAAGTAAGAACGCTTGCGCAGCGCTCACATGACGCCACGCAGGAAATAGAGCAAGTGTTAACCAACCTCATCGCTCAAACGAGGACGGTATCAGCCCAAATGACATCAAGCGTAAGCGAATCTGAGACGACTATCAAACAATCACAAAGCGCTCAACAAGCATTTACTGATATCGCTCAGGCAGTATCAAGAATTAAAACTTCGGTTTCAAATATAGCGTCACAGGCCTCATTACAAGGAGAAAATGCAGGTCACACAAGGCGTTTGATTGACTCGGTGGATGTTTCTGTACGACAAGTCGGAGAAGAAACGGCAGCATTAAACGCAGGTGCTGACCAATTGGTTAGTTTAGCCAAAGACTTAGAGCGTTTGGTTGGCCGCTTTGATATTGACTGA
- a CDS encoding glutathione S-transferase family protein, giving the protein MYTVYYLPGACALATQVILRELKQPFELVDKRSVDNFLVINPTGKIPVLNDGENSLVEGAAILLYLLNKHENNLLPQADVFQKQQAIENILFANATMHPAYNRLFFATGAIADEHARQPLLEAAAVAINELWVLVEKKLAQQAFLGGDQVSTADIMLAVYARWGTYFPVDIVIPEKVSKMLAAVEARPSFIASIAAEQAHSTGA; this is encoded by the coding sequence ATGTATACGGTATATTACCTACCAGGTGCTTGTGCGCTAGCAACGCAAGTCATATTAAGAGAATTAAAACAACCCTTCGAACTGGTTGACAAACGCAGTGTAGATAACTTTTTAGTCATTAACCCAACAGGTAAAATCCCGGTTCTTAACGATGGCGAAAACAGCTTGGTAGAAGGAGCTGCAATCCTACTTTATCTACTCAATAAACACGAAAATAACCTTCTTCCTCAAGCTGATGTTTTTCAAAAGCAACAAGCAATAGAAAACATTCTGTTTGCCAATGCCACGATGCACCCGGCTTACAATCGTCTGTTTTTTGCCACAGGCGCAATTGCTGATGAGCATGCACGCCAGCCACTTTTAGAAGCGGCAGCGGTTGCCATCAACGAATTATGGGTGTTGGTCGAGAAAAAGTTAGCGCAGCAAGCATTTTTAGGCGGCGATCAGGTTTCCACTGCGGATATCATGCTGGCTGTATATGCGCGTTGGGGCACCTATTTTCCAGTCGACATTGTCATTCCAGAAAAAGTCAGCAAGATGTTAGCTGCAGTTGAGGCAAGGCCCAGCTTTATCGCCTCGATAGCAGCTGAACAAGCACACAGTACAGGCGCATAA
- a CDS encoding LysR family transcriptional regulator, translated as MNKLRAIEMFVKLAEVRSFTRVAEQYSTSKSMISKEISRLEAELGARLIHRTTRNLQLTHVGEGYLQRARDILNKLEDADIFIQESQQAPKGKLKVNVPMVLGITDLAAMFADFMQAYPDVDLEIHLGDEDIDLVEQGFDLGFRASSRPFDSSYVGKEITQFIYHVCASPQYLASHPAIDSAQDLIHHNCFEYSYSKRKNLWPLDEGVRIKGSLKVNNVLFMLQAIKSHLGIGVLPEFACREALEKGEVVSILQHADKPTLALYALYPARQFVPAAVLQCIEFLQAWFKHEGH; from the coding sequence ATGAACAAGCTACGAGCGATAGAAATGTTTGTAAAACTAGCTGAAGTACGCAGTTTTACTCGTGTTGCAGAGCAATATAGTACGTCCAAATCCATGATCAGTAAGGAGATCAGCCGACTAGAAGCTGAGCTTGGTGCGCGGCTTATACATCGCACCACGCGTAATTTGCAGCTCACGCATGTGGGAGAAGGCTATTTGCAACGTGCTAGGGATATTCTCAATAAGTTAGAGGATGCAGATATCTTCATACAAGAATCGCAGCAAGCACCAAAAGGTAAGCTAAAGGTGAATGTGCCAATGGTGCTTGGGATCACTGACTTGGCAGCAATGTTCGCCGATTTTATGCAAGCGTATCCCGATGTCGATCTTGAAATACATTTAGGAGATGAGGATATCGACTTAGTTGAACAGGGATTCGATTTAGGTTTTCGAGCTTCCAGTCGCCCGTTTGACTCAAGCTATGTAGGTAAAGAAATTACTCAATTTATCTATCATGTATGTGCCTCGCCGCAATATTTAGCTAGTCACCCTGCGATCGACTCAGCACAAGATTTAATTCATCATAATTGTTTTGAATACAGCTATTCAAAACGCAAGAACTTATGGCCATTAGACGAAGGTGTGCGAATAAAAGGCTCCCTTAAAGTTAACAATGTCCTTTTTATGTTGCAAGCAATAAAAAGCCATTTGGGAATAGGAGTTTTACCTGAATTTGCCTGTAGAGAAGCCCTTGAAAAGGGCGAGGTAGTTAGTATTTTACAGCATGCTGATAAACCTACTCTAGCCTTATATGCACTGTATCCAGCACGCCAATTTGTGCCAGCCGCGGTACTTCAATGTATCGAGTTTTTACAGGCTTGGTTTAAGCATGAAGGGCACTGA
- a CDS encoding tautomerase family protein → MPIINIKITKEGITPAQKQALIKGATQLMVDVLDKAPQVTFVIIEEVETDDWGIGFDQVSMLRQQNLSPK, encoded by the coding sequence ATGCCAATCATCAATATTAAAATCACTAAGGAAGGCATTACACCTGCTCAGAAGCAAGCCTTAATAAAAGGTGCAACTCAGCTTATGGTGGATGTCCTAGATAAAGCGCCACAAGTTACTTTTGTCATCATAGAGGAAGTTGAAACTGACGACTGGGGAATAGGATTTGATCAAGTCTCTATGTTGCGGCAGCAAAACTTAAGCCCTAAATAA